A portion of the Krasilnikovia cinnamomea genome contains these proteins:
- a CDS encoding helix-turn-helix domain-containing protein yields the protein MSDDLLTNEEVAIRLRTTPRFVRRLVAERRIAYVKVGRQVRFEPTAVEAYIEANRVVPMTRAQLRAELWGAA from the coding sequence GTGAGTGACGACCTGTTGACCAATGAGGAGGTGGCCATCCGTCTCCGCACGACCCCCCGGTTCGTTCGCCGCCTTGTCGCGGAACGGCGCATCGCCTACGTGAAGGTCGGCCGCCAGGTGCGCTTCGAGCCCACCGCCGTGGAGGCGTACATCGAGGCCAACCGCGTCGTGCCGATGACCCGCGCCCAGCTCCGAGCCGAGCTGTGGGGGGCTGCCTGA
- a CDS encoding tyrosine-type recombinase/integrase produces the protein MANQPGRRRFGNVRQRASGRWQARYIGPDGLERTAPHTFATERQAQKWLTLIESDIIKGEWAPPEAGEIVLADYGVRWISERKLAPRTRQGYEYLFALHVRPHLGQLTLAAIKPATIRAWRKTLLDRGCPEPQAVKAYTLLRAILNTAVKEDEIIRQNPCRIKGYDRYHTPERPTATIPQVFALADAMPARFSALVIVGAFSSLRWGELAELRRKDVDLETGIVRVSRKLAILVGRVEVGPPKSASGVRVVALPEVAVEALRRHMGPGGYVNQGPDSLIFTGAKGAHLRGSTFGPAVKWRTTVVEVGLPEGFHFHDLRHTGNTLAASSGASTRELMTRMGHATMRAALIYQHATSERDREIADRMNRRITKPTAKQASDEEGEPDGPARATPAT, from the coding sequence ATGGCAAACCAGCCTGGCCGTCGACGTTTCGGCAACGTGCGTCAGCGTGCCTCCGGTCGCTGGCAAGCGCGCTACATCGGCCCCGATGGCCTTGAGCGGACCGCGCCGCACACGTTCGCCACGGAGCGGCAGGCGCAGAAGTGGCTCACCCTGATCGAGTCGGACATCATCAAGGGGGAGTGGGCCCCGCCTGAGGCGGGCGAGATCGTGCTGGCCGACTACGGCGTCCGCTGGATCTCCGAACGCAAGCTCGCCCCGCGCACCCGGCAGGGCTACGAGTACCTGTTCGCCCTACATGTCCGGCCGCACCTGGGCCAACTCACCCTGGCCGCGATCAAGCCCGCCACCATCCGGGCCTGGCGCAAGACGCTACTCGACCGTGGCTGCCCCGAGCCGCAGGCGGTCAAGGCGTACACCTTGCTGCGGGCCATCCTCAACACAGCGGTCAAGGAGGACGAGATCATTCGGCAGAACCCGTGCCGGATCAAAGGCTATGACCGGTACCACACCCCGGAGCGCCCGACCGCGACGATCCCGCAGGTCTTCGCCCTGGCCGACGCCATGCCCGCCCGGTTCTCGGCGCTCGTCATCGTCGGTGCGTTCTCCAGCCTCCGCTGGGGCGAGCTGGCCGAGCTGCGCCGCAAGGACGTCGACCTGGAAACGGGCATCGTCCGGGTCTCGCGCAAGCTCGCCATCCTCGTCGGCCGGGTGGAGGTCGGTCCGCCCAAGTCGGCCTCCGGTGTTCGCGTGGTCGCGCTGCCCGAGGTCGCCGTCGAAGCGCTGCGCAGGCACATGGGGCCGGGCGGCTACGTAAACCAGGGGCCGGACTCGCTGATCTTCACCGGAGCCAAGGGCGCGCACCTGCGGGGGAGCACGTTCGGACCGGCGGTCAAGTGGCGGACCACCGTCGTAGAGGTCGGGCTGCCGGAGGGCTTCCACTTCCACGACCTGCGGCACACCGGCAACACCCTCGCCGCGTCGTCGGGCGCGAGCACGCGGGAGCTGATGACCCGGATGGGCCACGCGACGATGCGCGCCGCGTTGATCTACCAGCACGCCACCAGCGAGCGGGACCGTGAGATCGCTGACCGCATGAACCGGCGAATCACCAAGCCCACCGCCAAGCAGGCGTCCGACGAGGAGGGGGAGCCAGATGGCCCGGCCCGGGCCACGCCAGCGACCTAA